The segment aaataaaattgaattaaGATGATTGTCATCAACTATCTGATTTAAGTAAATAAGAATGCGTAGCACTTATTCTGTTATTCAATCATGCAGCATCGTGTTACAAAATCATTGTCAACCCTGAGCGAACGGAACCGCCGAATTGGTAGCAAACCAGAATATCCCGTTCACTCCTCGACCATGGTTGGATGGTTCTCCACCCATCAACGCACCGGCACCGGTTGAGGTACATCCACCCTGCAGGACCTCGTCATGTGACGCGCATCGGGTCGCTCGGAAACCAGCCGTGGTCGAAACGGATTCAGCAAACAGCTCGTGCGCTCGCGAGTGTGCGCAATTGCCCGCTATGTCGATACCGCAGCCGGGCTGTGATCGTCCTCCGTTGGGATAGAAATTAGCATCCCCCAGGGGTAGATCGAATCCGAGCGTTCCAGCATTAGAAAACACTGCCTCGACGTACTGAGCATCACTTGGGGTCATGATATCAGGCTGTCCTAGCGAAAACAGAACACCGGCTGGATCTAAACCAATAACCGTTTGAATTTGGCCATTTTGATATTTTCCCGCATTTCCAGCAGCGTGTGCTCCCAGACTATGGCCAATCAGGCTAATACTGTTGCGAGAGATTCCTGTTGCGGACACCAACGTATTGATCATGCGAGAAAGAACATCTCCGACGGCGTCCACCCGGTTTCTTGCCGTAATATAATTGATGGTTTGAGCTCCCGCGCCCCAATCCACGCTGATAACATTAAACTCACCAACCGTAAAATAATTACTGCGAATATTACTGTGCAATCCCGAGGTGCCATCACCATTCCAGCCGTGAATTGTAAACCGCGTCGGGTGAGACGGATTGAAATTTGAGTTCTGTACCGAGGCAGCGTTGTTCCACTCTAGAACCTGGCCGTGCAGAGGATTCGAACGTGTAAACAAGCTGAAAATGACATCGTTTTCGGCGTTGAAAAGTGGTTCCAGATCGGCGTCGACTTCGCTGAACTGATCCGTGTTGACCAAATGCAAATGGCCGTTCGCATCGTAAACCAAACTTTGTATGGGCTCAATGGGTGTTGATTGAGCTGTACGTTTGGGTAAAATGTTACTAATAGTTGGAGAAAATTAAGGTTAAAACTGACTTACCACCCAACGCCACAAGAAGCAATACAGCTACCGACTGATGTTTTATCATGGTTGAAGCTTGTTCTACAACTGCCAAATCATTGGCGCTGTTTTTATACAGTGGAATAAtcgataataattataattggtATTGATGATAAGCGGCAGGCATACTAACCGAACTGGGTTTTTTGCCAATACGTCATTCTCTATCGCGATAATCATTACCAGTCTAGATTCCGTTCCTTGATGTCCAGATTTTACGGGTGGTAACACTAATTGAACCGATCAACTTACGCGGACGATTAAGTGCGTAAAGCAAAATTGAAATTCCAGGATAAAAATTAACCTTTGGAGGCTAATGTTTGGACAAACCTATCCGTTGTCTCAATATCACAGGCTTACAATGGGTGTATTTAGACATGCTTTACTTCTCCCAAAACAACTACTCCTGGTTTCCCTCCGTGAATTAAATTGAACTGAAATGTGTGTTGTAAATGTTCAACACGAAAAAATTCGGACACTTGAAAAACGCTAGCTTTGTGTGTTTCAATGACTCGCATCAAGACTGGAGAGAATTACAGTAAGGATGTGGTTGTTAGCCTACCTTATTTTTTTACAAAGCGGCGTTACCGGAACAAATGCGTCGCGAATCGGTCCTGCACGTTTAAATCTATGTGATGTGAGATGATCCTAAAAAGCATCCAACTTTTGAAACCATGAAACATGAAGTgtttcttggtcttggtcttggtcttggtcttggtcttggtcttggtcttggtcttggtcttggtcttggtcttggtcttggtcttggtcttggtcttggtcttggtcttggtcttggtcttggtcttggtcttggtcttggtcttggtcttggtcttggtcttggtcttggtcttggtcttggtcttggtcttggtcttggtcttggtcttggtcttggtcttggtcttggtcttggtcttggtcttgatcttaAGCTATGGCTTGAATTCGAGCTTTGGTGATGGTTTCAGTCAGAGCTTTAGTGAGGGTTTCAGTCGGAGCTTCAGCTAGAACTTAAGTCAGAGCTTCATCTATGACTTGAATCATACCTTTAGCGAGGACTTGAGTCATAGTTGCAGCTAGGGCTTGAGCCAGAACGCTTGGTCCTGGACTTGAGGTCGGGTTTACGCTTGGACTTGAGTCTGGGCCTGGGTCTGTGcctggacttgggcttgggcttgagtCAGAGCTTCAGTTAGAGCTTAAGCTAAGGTTTGAGCTTGGGCTTGAGTCAGAGCTTGAGGTAGAGTTGTGCTAGGGCTTCAGCTAGTGCTAGAGCTAGCACAAGTGGCAGAGCTTGAGCTAGGCTTTAAGCTAGTGCTTGATCCCTAGGTCAAGAAATGGACAAAATGGAAGCTCTATATAATCATAGTGGTGGAAGAATGTGTATACAAGCGCCAAAAAAGTATTGCATACAAGCTTGCATGCCTCCATGTTTTAATATACTCACATTTGTAAACATTAGTTCAACTTTCACTTGACAGACTGTATTGTATTGTTATTATCTCTCGACTTTTGAAGAAGTTCTAGTTTTCTTGgaagaatgtaaaatttcaatgTCATGCTGGACAAAATATTTCGTCAACGCTTTACAGGCTTAATATTTATCTGATCCAAGTAAACTGATATATTGACATCTATAAATGATATTCAGTTAAAAATACGGTTTTTTGTTTATCACAAATGGATAGCCAAACCATAAATCATTGCtggtaatttttatttaaaagtttCCCAGATAAACCTACATGCCTTAACACAACACAACTCAATAAAATAAGCACGATAAGATTTAGAAAGTCATCTTGTAGATAATTTTTATTGCTGTATAGAACCGTTGTTTTTGCATTGTTATTTTTATGATCACACAAGATTAGTCTCAGTAAGCCCCCAATCTGCGCCTCCAGTTTCCGTTAGCCTCTCGCGAATGGTGAACCGGAATTCGTCATCAACTGATAGACTCCAGTAACTCCACGTCCACGGTTAGACGGTTCACCTCCCATGTTGGCGTACGGCCCACTCGAGGTACACTGTTGATTCAGAATCTCATTATGGTTAGCACAACGGATCGAAGTAAAGTGCGCTTCGGTTGAAATCGATTCAGCATACAGTTGGGTCACGCGGTTATGGGCACAAGTGTTCGTTATACAACCCGGTTGAGATCTGCCCCAGTTCGGATAGAAATTAGCATCAGCCAGCGGACCATCGAATCCAAGCGTACCGGCACTGGTATAGATGGCTTCAGTGTAGATGGCATCGCTAGGGGTGAAGATATCAGCCTGTCCCTCGGAGAACAATGGACCCGCTGGATCCAAACCAATAACCGTATCTAGTTGACCATTTTGCTGCTTTCCAGCATTACCGGCTGCGTGTGCTCCCAAACTGAACCCAATAATATTTATCATGGCCTGCGATTGTCCCGTAGTAGACCGAATTGTGTCAATCAACCGAGATGTAATCATTCCAACACCACCAACACGATTACGAGCAGCGATATAGTTGATAGTCTGCGCACCTGCACTCCAATCAACGGTTATCACGTTGAATTCTCCAACGCGCAAATAGTGGTCcttaataacaaagaacagcgTAGCATCGTCATCCTCAGTCCAACCATGGATTAGGATACGGGTTGGATGATCTGCGTTAAAGTTCGAATTGCTGATTGTAGCTCCATCGGCCCAATTCACTATGGCTCCATGAACTGGATTACGTCGGGTAAACAGTCGGAAAACAACATCCGTTTCGGGATCGAAGTAGGGCTCCGGCTCATTTTCCCCGACCAGCACTTTGCCCGGATTTATGTGAACCAAGCGGGCCCGTCCAGCGCTATCCGAAATCACAGCCCATGGCTTTACCTCCACCGGTAAGGAGTAGCCTACGAATAATAAAATGTGGGTTATTAACAATTAAACATGATTGAGAAAGGCGAAACTTTTCCTATTAACTCAGTTATTCTGTTAATCGACTTACAAGCTAAGCTTCATTTGTCTCGATCTAGCTCAAAATAAAGCCTGCGAGTCAGAGAGACAATACGTATCTGTAAGTAGAAGGACAACTCCATCTTTCTCAAGTATTTAACTCACCAATAGCTGCTAACCCCAGCAGTACGGCTAACGTTGTAAGCTTCATTTTAATCGTAATTGGACTAACTCCGCTGGGGATTTCTACGTTCGCTTTTATAGATTTGCTAATCTTATCGGTTAAGGTACCCCAAACGTAGCTTAATACGGGAACGAAGTTCTTCTTCGAAATTTTGATTAGAGGGGCTTTTGTTTAGGCAACTTCCATTGACGTCAGATAACAACCTTTTGTCCTTTGCTGATTACTAGATATTTAAGCAATTACGTTTCATATTACTAATCAATAATATTggtaatttaagaaaaaactgtACTTCACTGAGCGATAAAGGTATGTCAAGTTTTAAAATCTAGATAGGTAGATAGTATAATCTGCTGTAGAGTTTTCTTAGTAGGGTAACTTTATCACTGAAGCTTTCCAATGACAATAATCGAAATAAATATTTCTACCGAAATCAAATTTTGCGTTAACAGCTTAATGTACGTTAACAGCTGTAGCTAATGGATTTTATTTCACCACTGGACTTGAAAagaaaccgcccagttagcttcaaggtacgatgcgGGTCTATTAAGCCAATCGTCATatgttggattggatttggattggattcggattggatttggattggatttggattggatttggattggatttggattggatttgaattggatttggattggatttgtattggatttggattggatttggattggatctaTATTGGTAAATCTCTGTGGATCTAAAACAAGTTTGAATTTGGTCATTCAAAAACTTGTTGCAATGTTCTACAGAATTGTGAGGGCATTTCGAATTAATCTTGAAAGTATAAAATGATTCAATTTACTCCATGCTGATtctatttacattcatttttaAGTGCTTCATTATCCTCTCGCGAATGGTGACTGCTCATTAGTAAGTAAATGATAGTACCCGCTTACGCCACGACCATAGTTGGATGGTTCACCGCCCATCAGTGCCGTTGGACCACTTTCGGTACACAACCCTTCTAGGATCTCCTGGTGGGACGCACAACGTACTCCAACGAAACCTAGCGGTGATCCGATTGACTCTGCGAAGTACTGATGAGCCCTGGTATGGGCACAGTTCCCAGTTATATCAATTCCACAGCCGGGCTGTGTACGACCACCATTGGGATAAAAGTTTGCATGCCCTAGTGGAAGGTCGAACCCCAGAAGGCCGGAATTGGTATAGATTGCCTCAACATACTGTCCATCAGTTTCGCTCAGTATGTCCGGTTGACCAAGGGAAAACAACGGTCCAGCAGGATCCATTCCGATGATTGTATTGATCCGTCCGTTTTGAAACTTTCCCGCATTCCCCGCGCAGTGCGCTCCAAGGCTACTTCCAGTAACAGAAATGCTATCGTGAGTTGCTCCAGTTGTTTCCACGAGCATATCGATAAATCGTGAAACCATTTCGCCAACTGCCCCCACACGATTCCTAGCTTGAATATAGTTGATAGTCTGAGCACCTGCACCCCA is part of the Sabethes cyaneus chromosome 2, idSabCyanKW18_F2, whole genome shotgun sequence genome and harbors:
- the LOC128734223 gene encoding pancreatic triacylglycerol lipase-like → MKLTTLAVLLGLAAIGYSLPVEVKPWAVISDSAGRARLVHINPGKVLVGENEPEPYFDPETDVVFRLFTRRNPVHGAIVNWADGATISNSNFNADHPTRILIHGWTEDDDATLFFVIKDHYLRVGEFNVITVDWSAGAQTINYIAARNRVGGVGMITSRLIDTIRSTTGQSQAMINIIGFSLGAHAAGNAGKQQNGQLDTVIGLDPAGPLFSEGQADIFTPSDAIYTEAIYTSAGTLGFDGPLADANFYPNWGRSQPGCITNTCAHNRVTQLYAESISTEAHFTSIRCANHNEILNQQCTSSGPYANMGGEPSNRGRGVTGVYQLMTNSGSPFARG
- the LOC128735150 gene encoding pancreatic triacylglycerol lipase-like — encoded protein: MTSKQFGLYLSLLLVGPVVCYPAQWNLVPDDFGKLHLVATDPDPLQLDNEPAFDPETDVIFRLFTRSNPQAAQIVQWNDPQSLRDSYFNSNHPTRFTIHGWVSGEDANLHGLIRENLLAMGDFNVINVDWGAGAQTINYIQARNRVGAVGEMVSRFIDMLVETTGATHDSISVTGSSLGAHCAGNAGKFQNGRINTIIGMDPAGPLFSLGQPDILSETDGQYVEAIYTNSGLLGFDLPLGHANFYPNGGRTQPGCGIDITGNCAHTRAHQYFAESIGSPLGFVGVRCASHQEILEGLCTESGPTALMGGEPSNYGRGVSGYYHLLTNEQSPFARG
- the LOC128735149 gene encoding pancreatic triacylglycerol lipase-like, producing MIKHQSVAVLLLVALGAQSTPIEPIQSLVYDANGHLHLVNTDQFSEVDADLEPLFNAENDVIFSLFTRSNPLHGQVLEWNNAASVQNSNFNPSHPTRFTIHGWNGDGTSGLHSNIRSNYFTVGEFNVISVDWGAGAQTINYITARNRVDAVGDVLSRMINTLVSATGISRNSISLIGHSLGAHAAGNAGKYQNGQIQTVIGLDPAGVLFSLGQPDIMTPSDAQYVEAVFSNAGTLGFDLPLGDANFYPNGGRSQPGCGIDIAGNCAHSRAHELFAESVSTTAGFRATRCASHDEVLQGGCTSTGAGALMGGEPSNHGRGVNGIFWFATNSAVPFAQG